From the Clostridium putrefaciens genome, one window contains:
- a CDS encoding MATE family efflux transporter produces MALSSKSIAKSGEEFATGNITKVLLKIAIPAIISLLVGELYNMVDTMFVGRAIGATAIGGLTIAFPVQRLMISIGLLIAVGASTAVARALGEKDQSKLKHIIANALTLMIISMSIIITLIFIFKSNIIKFLGATDTIYPYANDYISIVIIGGIFQCFTVIIGYILIALGNSRANLIAISIGAVCNIIIDYIFVVAIPLGVKGAAIATVASQILSAAYAYYHFLKIKKNFNISLSLNLKGDITKSIITIGFSTFIIEISDAVVAVILNNVLSAHGDTAIIIVGVVSRVSMFMYIAMLGITSAMQPIVAYNYGAENYERVKEVVKKATVAVTVTSIVVWITMMVFSRPILGSFIKETDILYQAVKDFRIVISIFPCVGIYFVAIYYYQAIEEARLSLMLSIYRQLLIFIPILFILIRLFGVKGTWISYPAADIISAITGAYYLKTGLSIMDERQVEADEELEKKRYVEKPRRTIGSYVNDIQ; encoded by the coding sequence GTGGCATTAAGCAGTAAGTCTATTGCCAAAAGTGGGGAAGAATTCGCCACGGGCAATATTACAAAGGTATTATTAAAGATTGCCATACCAGCAATAATATCATTATTAGTAGGAGAACTTTATAATATGGTGGATACCATGTTTGTAGGAAGGGCTATAGGAGCCACGGCAATAGGAGGACTCACAATAGCTTTTCCAGTCCAAAGACTTATGATATCCATTGGACTTTTAATAGCAGTAGGTGCATCAACAGCCGTTGCTAGAGCACTTGGCGAAAAAGATCAATCTAAACTAAAACATATAATAGCAAATGCTTTAACCTTAATGATAATAAGTATGTCTATTATAATAACTCTTATATTTATTTTTAAAAGTAACATAATCAAATTTTTAGGAGCTACAGACACTATATATCCTTATGCAAATGACTATATTAGCATTGTAATAATAGGTGGGATATTTCAGTGTTTTACTGTAATAATAGGATATATATTAATAGCTTTAGGTAATTCAAGGGCTAATTTAATAGCTATATCTATAGGTGCAGTTTGTAACATAATTATAGACTATATATTTGTTGTTGCCATACCACTTGGAGTTAAAGGTGCAGCAATTGCAACAGTAGCATCACAAATTTTATCAGCAGCTTATGCATATTATCATTTTCTAAAGATAAAAAAGAATTTCAACATTTCTTTAAGCCTAAATTTGAAAGGCGATATCACAAAATCTATAATAACTATAGGATTTTCTACATTTATAATAGAAATATCAGATGCTGTTGTAGCAGTTATATTAAATAATGTACTTAGTGCTCATGGGGATACAGCCATAATTATAGTTGGTGTTGTATCAAGGGTATCTATGTTTATGTATATTGCAATGCTTGGAATCACATCGGCAATGCAGCCTATTGTTGCATATAACTATGGAGCTGAGAACTATGAAAGGGTTAAAGAAGTAGTGAAAAAGGCAACTGTAGCAGTTACTGTAACATCTATAGTGGTTTGGATAACTATGATGGTGTTCTCAAGACCTATTTTAGGGAGCTTCATAAAGGAAACAGATATATTGTACCAAGCTGTAAAGGACTTTAGGATTGTAATATCAATATTTCCTTGTGTAGGAATATACTTTGTAGCTATATATTACTATCAAGCTATTGAGGAAGCAAGGCTATCATTAATGCTGTCAATATATAGACAGTTACTTATATTCATTCCGATATTGTTTATACTTATAAGATTATTTGGAGTAAAAGGAACATGGATTTCTTATCCAGCAGCAGATATAATTTCAGCAATTACTGGTGCGTACTATTTAAAAACTGGACTTTCTATAATGGATGAAAGACAAGTGGAAGCGGATGAAGAGTTAGAAAAGAAAAGATATGTGGAAAAACCAAGAAGAACTATTGGAAGTTATGTAAATGACATACAATAG
- a CDS encoding DUF4097 family beta strand repeat-containing protein codes for MKKLGTFTLALSLIFLGVVLTVKQINPAMSITIFKFWPGIFIILGIECLLTNRIQEQDNVSHPFNFVVVIVVIIFLIMDGFYGFKIRVIDEFKSFDKGEVKEFNIDKYSDERKINVDEEFYSLNKNIKVDGENAKINLKRSTNDSIRIVGDINVSNNYYDDSYQIKMEDKDGTIYVKLDDNQIKAINLVIYVPSSSNINLNFNNAEIKNEDDMSDSDLKINNNNGNFILSNFKSIDLNVNNGNINIKDTRNINISSNNIKVYILGDIEKLNIKSNISSVDVKSSQINEADINCNNGKIKLESGNKSRLSLQTSKGKITVDDKKISGNTFNKDEGNGSIKIKIDLGVIDVDQTNDDF; via the coding sequence ATGAAAAAGTTAGGTACATTTACATTAGCGTTATCATTGATATTTTTAGGGGTTGTATTAACTGTTAAACAAATAAATCCTGCTATGTCAATTACCATATTTAAATTTTGGCCAGGAATATTTATTATACTTGGAATAGAGTGCCTTTTAACTAATAGAATACAAGAACAGGATAATGTAAGTCATCCATTTAATTTTGTTGTAGTAATTGTTGTAATAATTTTTTTAATCATGGATGGTTTTTATGGATTTAAAATTAGAGTTATTGATGAATTTAAAAGCTTTGATAAGGGTGAAGTCAAAGAATTTAACATAGACAAATATAGTGATGAAAGAAAAATAAATGTAGATGAAGAATTTTATAGTTTAAATAAAAATATAAAGGTAGATGGAGAAAATGCAAAAATAAATTTAAAAAGGTCCACAAATGATAGCATCAGAATAGTTGGGGATATCAACGTGTCTAATAATTATTATGATGATAGCTATCAGATAAAGATGGAAGATAAAGATGGCACAATATATGTAAAGTTAGATGATAATCAAATAAAGGCCATTAACCTTGTTATTTATGTTCCGAGTAGTAGTAATATAAATTTAAATTTTAATAATGCTGAAATAAAAAATGAAGATGATATGAGCGATTCAGATCTTAAAATAAATAATAATAATGGTAACTTTATATTAAGTAATTTTAAATCTATAGATTTAAATGTTAATAATGGTAACATTAATATTAAAGATACTAGAAATATCAATATATCATCAAATAACATAAAGGTTTACATTTTAGGCGATATTGAAAAATTAAATATAAAATCTAATATTTCATCTGTAGATGTGAAAAGTAGCCAAATAAATGAGGCCGATATAAATTGTAATAATGGTAAGATAAAATTAGAATCTGGAAATAAGAGTAGGTTAAGTTTACAAACATCTAAGGGTAAAATAACTGTAGATGATAAAAAGATCAGTGGAAATACATTTAATAAAGATGAAGGTAATGGAAGTATTAAAATAAAAATAGATCTTGGGGTAATAGATGTAGATCAAACAAATGACGATTTTTAA
- a CDS encoding AI-2E family transporter has protein sequence MNIKRYKEKKYFNLVIAIVAAYVLIKVIDNYAYFFGAITNLIATISPFIYAFIIAYILNPIMKLFEKRFKLKRGISILLTYLLIVGIITITSIYLIPKISNSIIDIIKNTPYFAEETQKWFNNLINNSRLSDVLNSSTLSSFKFDDILAKVSNISMSFLNSMLSKTISFTSSFIKWVFGFLIAIYILYDKEKIISWFKKMCYLILKEKLSIKIISLTRNLHNMVGAYVGTKAIDSSIIGVIALIGLSIIGSSYALLIAVIVAITNMIPYFGPFIGMVTAFTINVFFSPIKATISLIFLLVLQQFDAWYLDPKLIGGKVGLSPFLVIFAVTLGGGLYGPIGMVLFVPIVAVVKVYLDKFIKDRKDNVGDMGDSSQL, from the coding sequence TTGAACATTAAAAGGTACAAAGAAAAAAAGTATTTTAATTTAGTAATTGCAATTGTTGCAGCGTATGTACTTATAAAAGTTATAGATAATTATGCGTATTTTTTTGGAGCTATTACTAACCTTATAGCTACAATATCTCCTTTTATATATGCATTTATAATAGCATATATATTAAATCCAATAATGAAACTTTTTGAAAAGAGATTTAAACTTAAAAGAGGAATTAGCATACTGCTAACCTATTTATTAATAGTAGGTATTATAACTATTACAAGCATATATTTGATACCAAAGATTAGTAATAGTATTATTGATATAATAAAAAACACACCTTATTTTGCAGAAGAAACTCAAAAGTGGTTTAATAATTTAATAAACAATAGTAGATTAAGTGATGTGCTTAATTCATCAACACTTTCAAGTTTCAAATTCGATGATATATTAGCAAAAGTAAGTAATATTAGTATGTCATTTTTGAATTCCATGTTGTCTAAAACAATAAGTTTTACGAGCTCCTTTATAAAGTGGGTATTCGGATTTTTAATAGCCATATATATATTATATGATAAAGAAAAAATAATTAGTTGGTTTAAAAAGATGTGCTACTTAATTTTAAAAGAAAAACTTAGTATTAAAATAATATCCTTAACAAGAAATCTACACAATATGGTTGGAGCATATGTTGGAACTAAAGCCATAGATTCATCAATTATAGGAGTAATTGCTCTTATTGGACTAAGTATTATAGGGTCCTCTTACGCCCTACTTATAGCAGTTATTGTTGCAATTACTAATATGATACCTTACTTTGGACCATTTATAGGCATGGTAACAGCATTTACAATAAATGTGTTCTTCAGTCCTATAAAAGCTACTATTTCACTAATTTTCTTGCTAGTCTTACAGCAATTTGATGCATGGTACCTAGATCCAAAGTTAATAGGTGGGAAAGTTGGATTAAGTCCATTTTTAGTAATATTTGCAGTTACATTAGGTGGTGGACTGTATGGACCAATCGGAATGGTTTTGTTTGTCCCAATAGTAGCAGTAGTAAAAGTATACTTAGATAAATTTATAAAAGACCGTAAGGACAATGTGGGGGATATGGGGGACAGTTCACAATTGTAA
- a CDS encoding helix-turn-helix domain-containing protein: MRKEYISYLKETPVNVSLLNIEGYPIHWHDCVEILYVLEGKLRITIETEIYELEKGELEIINCDEAHSYESMGESNKVLMFQIDPNFFEKYFNDIRSVFFYTNSSEEGAQEDGKYHVLRRYLSIILCEVIQKGDKYEDYIDEALVELLYHLINNFHQLIYEKEDLKENGEQFERYDRIVRYIYNNYKDKISLQDIAKKEYLSSYYLSHEIKNTVGYGFKDFLNLTRVEESVKLLLDSDKTISEISYELGFSHIRYFNKHFKRHYECTPFQYRKKYKVDEKVLENMKKIEMLDLNESLQYMLLYLEDYDRFNYEDRIFKLNVDASSEGKDFEEEFNDFINLGDSRDLLKEKQRTFITSIQNDIEFKYALIDKVFSEEMGVAIGYSDFYNWQEVRRVIAFLLSINLRPFIVLEKSMFSSEGVNALKSFIKFFRELYGDYEVHKWRIQLSNLEDLEAMDQLENIRELKELLECHFELINVKMDVTNRDAIYDTSYMIPHIIENSLNGNRFYFKAFDQTDFDKDLNNEIFMGDNGIITQNGIRKPSYYAYYLLAKLGNALIEKGEGYIVTKSGDDIQILIYTYNEDIDKIISFHDILKRRGSKNIAERNFSINIINLMDDYTITKYEINESIGSVYNYWSSFGKPNRINDEELELFKKASFPNISFNFAKKSSVFNIVSKVKGYGATLFELKRVQKYDY, translated from the coding sequence ATGAGAAAAGAATATATAAGTTACTTAAAAGAAACTCCAGTAAATGTTTCTTTACTTAATATAGAAGGTTATCCAATACATTGGCATGATTGCGTAGAAATTTTATATGTGCTTGAAGGTAAGCTTAGGATAACGATTGAAACAGAAATATATGAACTAGAAAAAGGGGAACTTGAAATAATTAATTGTGATGAAGCTCATAGTTACGAAAGTATGGGGGAGTCTAATAAGGTTTTAATGTTTCAAATAGATCCTAACTTTTTCGAAAAGTATTTTAACGATATAAGAAGTGTGTTTTTTTATACAAACTCTTCAGAAGAGGGTGCGCAAGAAGATGGAAAATATCATGTTCTTAGAAGATATTTATCTATAATTTTGTGTGAGGTTATTCAAAAGGGCGATAAGTATGAGGATTATATTGATGAGGCTTTAGTAGAACTTTTATATCATCTAATAAACAACTTTCATCAATTAATATATGAAAAGGAAGATTTAAAGGAAAATGGTGAACAATTTGAAAGGTACGATAGAATTGTTAGATATATATACAATAACTACAAGGATAAAATAAGCCTACAGGATATAGCAAAAAAAGAATATTTGAGTTCATACTATCTTTCTCATGAAATAAAAAATACTGTAGGATATGGATTTAAGGACTTTTTAAATTTAACTAGAGTTGAAGAATCTGTAAAGCTTCTTTTAGATTCTGATAAGACTATATCTGAAATATCCTATGAACTTGGGTTTTCTCATATAAGATATTTTAATAAGCATTTTAAAAGACATTATGAGTGTACGCCTTTTCAGTATAGAAAAAAGTATAAGGTAGATGAAAAAGTTTTAGAAAATATGAAGAAAATTGAAATGTTAGATTTAAATGAATCTTTACAGTATATGTTATTATATCTTGAAGATTATGATAGATTTAATTATGAGGATAGAATATTTAAATTAAATGTAGATGCATCATCAGAGGGGAAGGATTTTGAAGAAGAGTTTAATGATTTCATAAATCTCGGTGATTCAAGGGATTTATTAAAAGAAAAGCAAAGAACATTCATCACTTCAATACAAAATGACATAGAGTTTAAATATGCATTAATAGATAAAGTCTTTTCAGAAGAAATGGGAGTTGCTATAGGATATAGTGATTTTTATAATTGGCAAGAAGTAAGAAGAGTGATAGCATTTTTATTGTCTATTAATTTAAGGCCATTTATAGTGTTAGAAAAGTCTATGTTTTCATCAGAAGGGGTTAACGCTCTTAAAAGTTTTATAAAGTTTTTTAGAGAACTTTATGGAGATTATGAGGTTCATAAGTGGAGAATTCAACTTTCTAATTTAGAAGATTTAGAGGCAATGGATCAATTAGAGAATATTAGAGAATTAAAAGAGCTTTTAGAGTGCCACTTCGAATTAATAAATGTAAAAATGGATGTTACTAATAGAGATGCTATATATGATACTTCTTATATGATACCGCATATAATTGAAAACTCTTTGAATGGTAATAGATTTTATTTTAAGGCCTTTGATCAAACTGATTTTGATAAAGATCTAAATAATGAGATATTTATGGGGGATAACGGTATAATAACGCAAAATGGAATAAGAAAACCTTCATACTATGCTTATTATTTATTAGCTAAGCTTGGTAATGCCTTAATTGAAAAAGGTGAAGGGTATATTGTAACTAAATCTGGAGATGATATTCAAATATTAATTTATACTTATAATGAAGATATAGATAAAATAATATCTTTTCATGATATTTTAAAAAGAAGAGGAAGTAAAAATATAGCTGAAAGAAACTTTTCTATAAATATAATAAATCTAATGGATGATTATACTATAACTAAATATGAGATAAATGAATCTATAGGATCAGTATACAACTATTGGTCAAGTTTTGGAAAACCAAATAGAATAAATGATGAAGAATTAGAACTTTTCAAAAAAGCATCTTTTCCTAACATATCTTTTAATTTTGCTAAAAAGAGTTCTGTATTTAACATAGTAAGTAAGGTAAAAGGTTACGGAGCTACCCTTTTTGAACTCAAAAGGGTACAAAAGTACGATTATTAA